In Oscillospiraceae bacterium, the sequence AAATGGAAAATAAACAAAATACCAATCTTAAGAGGAGTTTTCTCCTTTTTTGAATCAATGTATACAGGTGTTTCCTGCCTGATGTTTTCAGCAAAGTTTTTTGAAGATGAGGAAGATTCCCCTGAAAAAATGTCTAAGTTTGAAAAATGGTTACAGGATAAATTCGGAGATAAACTGCTTACAATTGTAATGTATATTTCCGTATTGTTTTCACTGATAATCGGAATCGGATTATTTATGCTGCTACCTAATTTTTTAGCGGGTCTTATAAAAATTCCTTTTCCTGATATAAGCGTTGTTCTTTTAAACATCGTTGAAAGCATTGTTAAAATGTCAATATTCTTATTATATCTTTATTTGGTTTCTCAAATGGAAGATATAAAAAGAGTATTTATGTACCATGGTGCAGAACATAAATCTATATTCTGCTATGAACACGGAGATGAACTAACTGTTGAAAATGTAAAAAAATATTCCAGATTTCATCCGAGATGTGGAACAAATTTACTCGTAATAGTTATGATAGTGAGTATTTTGGTTTTTTCCTGTATCTCATGGGGTTCATTAAAGTATAGAATTTTCTACAGGTTATTATTACTTCCTGTTGTTGCCGGAGCATCTTATGAACTTATTAAAATTGCAGGAAAATATGATAATGCTTTTACTAAAATAATATCAAAACCCGGAGTTTTGCTTCAGCATCTAACAACAAAAGAGCCTGATGACAGTCAGATTGAAGTTGCACTTACTGCATTAAAAGCTGTTATCTCAGAAAACAGAGATGAAGACAAATGGTAAAAACAGTTTATGATGCCCTGTTATACGGGACAAATACTCTTAAAAAAAATAATATCGAAAGTTATTTGATTGATGCAAAGGTTATGCTTTGCCATTTATTAAACTGTGACAAAAATTATCTTTTAGTTCATAAAAATGACGAGATTTCTTCTGATTTGTTTTCAAAATATAAAGAATTTATAAATAAAAGAGCAGATAATATGCCTGTTAAATATATAACAGGCATTTGTGAATTTTATTCCCTTGATTTTTACGTTAATAAAAATGTCCTTATTCCAAGACCTGATACTGAAATTATTATAGACTGTGCAATCAAGGAATTTAAAAAAGACGAAGGATTAAAAATACTTGATTTATGTACAGGTTCAGGGTGTATAGGTATTTCCCTTGCCACCAGTTTTAAAAACAGTAATGTTACCATGGTTGATATTTCAGACGGTGCAATAGAGGTTGCAAAAAAGAATATTAGAAAACATAATTTGGAAAATAGAGTAAAAGTAATAAAAAAAGATATTCTTACAGATACTATAGATGAAAAATATGATTTAATTGTATCAAACCCGCCTTACATTAGCGAAAAGGATTATGAAATTTTACAAAAAGATGTAAAGGAATATGAGCCTGAGATAGCATTAATATCCCCTCAGGATGAATATAAATTCTATAAAAGAATAATTGATGTGTATTCTTTAAGTTTAAAAGAAAATGGAATAATTTTACTTGAAATGGGATATAATCAATGGGAATATTTATATAATTACGCAGATAAATCAAATAATTTTTGTAAAATTCAAATCGAAAAAGATTTATCTCAAATTAACAGAGTTTTAATTTTAAAAAAATAACTATAAAAGGAGAAATTACTATGAAGTATGTATGTAATGTATGCGGTTACGTATACGACGAAGAAGTTGGAGAACCTGATGCTAATATAGCAGCCGGTACAAAATGGGAAGATGT encodes:
- the prmC gene encoding peptide chain release factor N(5)-glutamine methyltransferase, which gives rise to MVKTVYDALLYGTNTLKKNNIESYLIDAKVMLCHLLNCDKNYLLVHKNDEISSDLFSKYKEFINKRADNMPVKYITGICEFYSLDFYVNKNVLIPRPDTEIIIDCAIKEFKKDEGLKILDLCTGSGCIGISLATSFKNSNVTMVDISDGAIEVAKKNIRKHNLENRVKVIKKDILTDTIDEKYDLIVSNPPYISEKDYEILQKDVKEYEPEIALISPQDEYKFYKRIIDVYSLSLKENGIILLEMGYNQWEYLYNYADKSNNFCKIQIEKDLSQINRVLILKK
- a CDS encoding rubredoxin, coding for MKYVCNVCGYVYDEEVGEPDANIAAGTKWEDVPEDFTCPLCGVGKEDFSKAE
- a CDS encoding DUF1385 domain-containing protein — protein: MSKEFKATSVGGQAVIEGVMMRGNKEIATAVRCPDGHIEIEKKPLNLLSIKWKINKIPILRGVFSFFESMYTGVSCLMFSAKFFEDEEDSPEKMSKFEKWLQDKFGDKLLTIVMYISVLFSLIIGIGLFMLLPNFLAGLIKIPFPDISVVLLNIVESIVKMSIFLLYLYLVSQMEDIKRVFMYHGAEHKSIFCYEHGDELTVENVKKYSRFHPRCGTNLLVIVMIVSILVFSCISWGSLKYRIFYRLLLLPVVAGASYELIKIAGKYDNAFTKIISKPGVLLQHLTTKEPDDSQIEVALTALKAVISENRDEDKW